CCTACGCTTAACCAGCCAAAAAACGTTCGTAGTTAAGCCCAAATGATTTTACCCCAGAAAAAAGCCGGTTCTATCCAGGACCGGCTTTTCGCTTTGGCTGAGTTTTTGCTATCACCCAGGGGTTTAAAGCCCCTCGCTTTTGGAATCCCGCTACTTTTGGAAAACACTTTGGGTCATCCTGATGCCCATCGCCGTGCGCGCCCAGAACCCGACGCTCACCAGCCCCACCAGCCCGCCTGCCATCTGCAGCGGGGCGACCTTTTCTTATTTGCCGACCAGCTCGGCTCCGCAAACCAGCTTCACGTGGGTGTTCGTACCCAGCTCCGGTATCACGGCCAAGACGACCCAGGGCCAGGGGGCCATTGCTTCGGTATTGATCGACAATACCAATGCCCCCGTAAATGCCACCTTCCAGGTGACCCTGACCACCGCCACCGGGTCCAGTACGGCTAATGTGGTGGTCACCGTAAATCCACCACCCACTGCGGGATTTACCCTCAACCAGGCCGCGGCCTGCCTGACGGGGAACAACTTTACGTTTACCAACACCAGTACGGGCGCGCCCCCGCTGTCCTATTTCTGGTCTGCGGGTGACCGGACCAATTCCCTGGCGACGAACCTTACCCATACCTACCCGACCTCGGGGCAGTTCCCCGTGCAGCTCACGACCCGGAATGCGTACAATTGTTTTGCCACCGCGACCCAGGTTGTTACCGTATATCCCACACCCCTGGCGGATTTTACAGACGCTTATGCCAACGGCGCCTACCAGTTTACCAATACCTCGGTGGGGAGTCCCACGAGCTATAGCTGGAACTTTGGAGATGGGACGACCAGTAATACTGCCAATCCTGCCCACACCTTTGCCGCCGGGGGCACCTATCCCGTGGTGCTGACCGTCACGAATGCGCAGGGGTGCGCGACTTCGATGACCGAAGACATTACCACGCCCACCGGGGGCGCGGCGGGTTTTACGGTGGGGCCTTCCGCGGGGATTTGCCAGGGGGCGACCTTTGCCTTTACCGACCGGTCTGCGGGGGCGCCCGTTTCCTATCAGTGGAATTTCGGGGACGGGACCCCTTTTGGGGCCGGGGCCGCGCCCACCCATACGTATGCTTCCGCTGGGGCTTTTACGGTTACGGAGACGGTTTCCTACGCCGGTAGTTCCTCTACGGTTTCTCAACTGGTTAATGTTTATCCTTCTCCTAACATCGGGCTTTTGATGGGGGGGACCACTGTATGTGCGGGGTCTTCCAGCGGGGCCATCATCTTTCAACCTGGTAACGATGCCCTGCAGTTTAGCTGGACCGTAAGCGATCCCTCGATCGGGCTTCAGAACGGAAGCGGGACGTATATTCCGGCTTTTACGGTGGCCAACGCTACCCCCAACCCGGTGGCGTCTACGCTTACCGTGTCCGCTGTCAGCCCTTATGGCTGCCCCATTTCGGATCAAAACCGGACTTTTACTATCAAGCCCAGCCCGGCTTTGACGGACAGCTTGCCTATGCTGGAGGTGTGTGCCGGTACTACGATCACCGTTCCGGCGTTTACGGCGAATCTCGCGGGGACTACTTTTGCGTGGACTACGACGGATTCGTTGACAGGGTTACCATCCTCGGGTACCGGTGATATTGCTCCTTTTGTTGCGGTTAATAATGACTCGATTACCCTGACTACGGGTTTGAGGGTTGTTCCGCAGTTCAATGGGTGCTCCGGGGTGACTAAGGAAATGATTTATACGGTGGATCCGGTGCCTACTTTAGATACGAGCGCGGGGCGTCCTGGTTTGTGTTCCGGGACTGTGTTGTCTTATGTTCCCAAAGCGTTGGCCATCGGAACGACTTATGCCTGGAGCAGGGCGGTGCAGAGCGGGATCTCACAAGGGGCGGCTTCAGGGAATGACAGTATACATGAGGTGTTGTCCAGTACTTCCAGCGCGGCGGTTTCTGTTGTCTACCAGTATCAGTTGACGGCGGGGAATTGTTCGTCGAGTGAGCCGCTGACGGTGCAGGTGCTTCCGGTGCCGGCGCTGAGTGGGCCACTTGATACGGCGGTGTGTAGTGGGGCGCTTTTTCGGTATGTGCCGGGTAGTGCAACTTCTGGTGCTTCTTTTTCGTGGACAAGGGCGGCGGTCTCCGGTGTTAACAACGCTCCGGGTGCGGGGGCAGACAGCATACATGAGGTCTTGTCGAATGCGGGGCTGACAGCGGTGGCGGTGCAATATCAATATACTTTGTCGGCTGCCGGGTGTTCTCAGACGCAGGACCTTGCGGTGGAGGTTAATCCGCAGCCGTTGATTAGCCTGGTTTCTCCCGACACCCAGGCGGTGTGCCCGGGGGGATCCACTCAGCCGGTGACGTTTAACGTTCAACCTGCCGGGACTAGCTATGCCTGGACAACCGATAATCCGGGGATTGGGCTTAATGCTGGTTCCGGGTCCGGCGCCGTTCCGGCTTTTGCAGGGGTCAATGCCGGTAATGCGCCGGTTGTGGCGCATGTGCGGGCGATTGCGCAAACGGCGGCGGGGTGTGTGTCGACGCCTTCTGGGTTGTATACTTATGTGGTGAATCCGGCGCCGGTGGCTACGATTGCAGAACCTGCGAGTACCCTTTGGTGTCCGGGGACACCTGTATCGCTGTCTGCTTCGGGGGGGAATACTTATCAGTGGTTTTATGGGGGCTCCGTTATTGGTACCTCTTCTGGTTTGGCCGCCAACGATTCTGGCACCTACGCGGTCCAGGCGGCGAATACGTTTGGTTGTGCGGATACGGCGGATATCAGTCTTTCGCTTTATCCTCAGCCCCAGGCATCGTTTATTTTTCAGACTTCCTGTCTCGATACGCCGGTGGTGTTTACCAATACCTCGACAGAGGCATTGAACCTACCGGTTACGTATAGTTGGAGTAATGGGATAGGGGGGACCAGTACGGCTGTGTCGCCGACCTTTACCTATCAAACGGCCGGGCAGTATACGGTAAGCCTGACCGTAACGCCTCAGGGGTGCGCGGCGCAGGCGGCTACGGCGTCTATGCCGATCTCCATCACCACGCCGCTGCCGGGGGAGAAGCTGGTGGATCAGTTTGTGCAGTCGGGGAAGGGGGCGTCTATTAGTGGGCGGTCCTTTACCGGGGCTACTTATGATTGGATGCCAGCTTCCGGGTTGAGCGATCCGTTGGTGGTGGATCCGACGGCTTTGTTGACGGCGCCACAGGCGTATACCATTGCTATGACCATGCCTACGGGGTGCGTGACGACGGATACGCTTCGCGTTGACCTGATCGGGGCGGATGTGGTGTATATACCTGGTGGGTTTACGCCTAATGGGGATGGGCGCAACGATCTTTTCGTCATCGCGGGGTTGAACAACTATCCCGGGTCTTCGCTGGCGGTGTTTGACCGGTGGGGGAAAAAGGTTTATTACTCCTCCGATTACCAGAATAACTGGGATGGGGGAGGGGTTATGGCGGGGACGTATGTGTATGTGTTGGAGTTGAAGATTCCTAACGGTGGGAAGGAGTATCGGGGGACTTTGGTGGTGATGCGGTAATGCTACTTCAATGCTGTGGCGATTTTTTGGAATAGTTCAATTACCTCTTTTGCTGATTCGTCTAGCGCTTTTTTAGCCCTTTTTTTGTCCTCCTGTAACCATTCTAATACTTGATTCAGAAGTGTTAATTTTTCATCTCTTTGGATCTTTTTGTTTTGTATTGAAAAGATACGTTCCACCTCTTGTTGAAAGAGCGCTGGATAGTATCGTTCAAATTGTTCTTCGGACAAGCAGACAAAATGTTCGGGACTCCAGGATTTTTTATAGTCATTTTGCATTTTCTCAATATTCCTTTTTCCTGCTTCGTCGCCATCGGCAATCACCCACGCTTTGTTTTTATAAACTGGACTAGAGTGAACATATAGGAATAGATCATGTAAATGCTTGAATTTTGCGTGCACGTCATCTACTCCGTTTGCGGCGATCGTTCCGATTTTGTGGTGAAGCTCCGGGACGAAATTTGGAATGATGAAATCCCTTACGATTCGTTCAGCTGATGATTCTTCGAATAAAAGATACCCTTCGAAAAGGTCCCTGTCGGATAAGTCGTAACCCAGGAGCTTTAGTATATCTCTTCGTTGTTGAGGTGAGGCGGGTACTTCCTGAATAGTTGAGGTTGGTATAGCCAAGCCTGTATTGTCCTGGGAAATATAGAATATTTTAGCTCCCTCTATTGCACTAAGATGTTTTAGAACAACGTCTGAATGAGTAGAGATTATAACTTGGTTATTTTTAGCCTTTTTTATAATAAGGTCCAGCAATATTTTTAGTGCCACAGGATGCAAGTCGTTTTCTATTTCTTCAAGTAAAAATAGCTTTCCATCTTCGGTCAGTAAGTTGACCAACAGCCCAATAATGTTTATAACACCCTCTCCCATCGCTTCGATTGGGATAGTATTATATGGGCCACTGTACATTCCCAATGTATAACCGTTTTGCTGTGCTGCAATTGGGACTACTTCATAGCCAATTATTGTTTTGCACAATCGTCGGAACTCTTCATTTATGGTAGGGATGCCGTTGATCTTTTGAACCTTGGCGGGGAGGTTTGATTGGCTATCACGAATAATAAAAGTGTCTTCTACACTGCCTTGGGTTGAAATAAATGCTTTTTTCCTTGTTGTTAAAAATGGATATATGAAGCCACCTTTGTCCTCCCTGTTGGGAAAACCATCAAACTTTTGTTTTCTTTGGTCACCTACATAAGTTCTTTCGTCGGCAGTTAATTCTCTTTTTTCAAGAGTATAAGATTCTCTTTCGCCACTTTGATTAAGAGTAATGTTGATGTATCTGGTAGTTGTGGCGCGTATTCCCGGATGGAAGTAGGCCGGTGCGAAATAGGATTGTTCAGGTTTATTTACTTGCCCTATTTCAAATTCGATGGAGAATGAGTCTTCCCTTGCTCTAATATCGGTTTCCCTAAGGTAAAAAAGTTCTTGCAAAGAGTAGACCGACTTGAGTATCGTAGACTTTCCCGAATTGTTGAACCCGACCAGAATGTTTAGGGATTTAGATAGATTTAATTCGGCATTTTCAAAACAGCGAAGGTTTTTGAGGTTAATTTTTTCTATTATCATGTCATCAATTATTGAAGGTGTTGTATGCATTAAAACAGACAACCAAGAAACTATAACCAATTGGAGCGATTTTTTTTCTGAATTTGAGTATTGATAATTAAAACTAACTATTGTTAGTTTTAGGGTGCGTTCTCATAATCTCCTGACTTTCCTGTTGACAAAAACGCCTAATTTAGCCCGGCAAACAATTGTTGATTGCATGCAAAAACTCCTATCGTTCACAAACCCCCATCTAACATGACCTCCAGAAGAGATTTCCTCACTCAAGCCGGCCTCGTTGCGGCGGCTTTAGTAACCTTGCCATCTTTAAAAGGCCTTGTGGCCGCCGGAAAAGTCGCCAACGCAGGCGGCGCCACAGCCGCGCATGCCGCCGGCAAAGGCGTCTGCGGCCTCCAACTCTATTCCTTAAGAGACCAACTCCCCAAAGACCCCCAAACCTGGATCGCCAAAGTAGCCCAAGCCGGCTACAAAAACGTCGAGACGTACGGCCTCAGCAGCGACAGCAAGTTCTTCGGCGTCGATACAAAGGCTTTCAAGGCCTTGCTGGACCAAAACCACCTCTTCAGCACCAGCGGCCACTACGGCGTAGACGAGTACTTAGCGAAGGGAACCGACCACGACCTGGGCCTGGCGATCGATGCGGTGCACGCCCTGGGCCAGAAGTACCTGACGGTACCTTACCTGGGCGACCAGTTCCGCAAAACGGAGGCGGATTGGGTAAAGGTGGCGGGTCAGTTTAACGACCTGGCGAAAAAGCTGAAGAAGGAGGGGATCCAAATGGCCTACCACAACCATAACTTCGAGTTTGTCCCGGTGAACGTGCAGACGAGAGGATATGACCTCCTGCTGAAGCACACAGACCCGGAGCTGGTGCACT
This region of Dinghuibacter silviterrae genomic DNA includes:
- a CDS encoding TIM barrel protein, producing MTSRRDFLTQAGLVAAALVTLPSLKGLVAAGKVANAGGATAAHAAGKGVCGLQLYSLRDQLPKDPQTWIAKVAQAGYKNVETYGLSSDSKFFGVDTKAFKALLDQNHLFSTSGHYGVDEYLAKGTDHDLGLAIDAVHALGQKYLTVPYLGDQFRKTEADWVKVAGQFNDLAKKLKKEGIQMAYHNHNFEFVPVNVQTRGYDLLLKHTDPELVHFEMDLYWVVRGGADPVQLFHEHPGRFVMWHVKDMNKTTPSLNTEVGTGSIDFVKIFKYHTLSGEQQTFMEQENYAEGMDPFTSIAQSAAYIKNKLLV
- a CDS encoding ATP-dependent nuclease — translated: MIIEKINLKNLRCFENAELNLSKSLNILVGFNNSGKSTILKSVYSLQELFYLRETDIRAREDSFSIEFEIGQVNKPEQSYFAPAYFHPGIRATTTRYINITLNQSGERESYTLEKRELTADERTYVGDQRKQKFDGFPNREDKGGFIYPFLTTRKKAFISTQGSVEDTFIIRDSQSNLPAKVQKINGIPTINEEFRRLCKTIIGYEVVPIAAQQNGYTLGMYSGPYNTIPIEAMGEGVINIIGLLVNLLTEDGKLFLLEEIENDLHPVALKILLDLIIKKAKNNQVIISTHSDVVLKHLSAIEGAKIFYISQDNTGLAIPTSTIQEVPASPQQRRDILKLLGYDLSDRDLFEGYLLFEESSAERIVRDFIIPNFVPELHHKIGTIAANGVDDVHAKFKHLHDLFLYVHSSPVYKNKAWVIADGDEAGKRNIEKMQNDYKKSWSPEHFVCLSEEQFERYYPALFQQEVERIFSIQNKKIQRDEKLTLLNQVLEWLQEDKKRAKKALDESAKEVIELFQKIATALK
- a CDS encoding PKD domain-containing protein; protein product: MESRYFWKTLWVILMPIAVRAQNPTLTSPTSPPAICSGATFSYLPTSSAPQTSFTWVFVPSSGITAKTTQGQGAIASVLIDNTNAPVNATFQVTLTTATGSSTANVVVTVNPPPTAGFTLNQAAACLTGNNFTFTNTSTGAPPLSYFWSAGDRTNSLATNLTHTYPTSGQFPVQLTTRNAYNCFATATQVVTVYPTPLADFTDAYANGAYQFTNTSVGSPTSYSWNFGDGTTSNTANPAHTFAAGGTYPVVLTVTNAQGCATSMTEDITTPTGGAAGFTVGPSAGICQGATFAFTDRSAGAPVSYQWNFGDGTPFGAGAAPTHTYASAGAFTVTETVSYAGSSSTVSQLVNVYPSPNIGLLMGGTTVCAGSSSGAIIFQPGNDALQFSWTVSDPSIGLQNGSGTYIPAFTVANATPNPVASTLTVSAVSPYGCPISDQNRTFTIKPSPALTDSLPMLEVCAGTTITVPAFTANLAGTTFAWTTTDSLTGLPSSGTGDIAPFVAVNNDSITLTTGLRVVPQFNGCSGVTKEMIYTVDPVPTLDTSAGRPGLCSGTVLSYVPKALAIGTTYAWSRAVQSGISQGAASGNDSIHEVLSSTSSAAVSVVYQYQLTAGNCSSSEPLTVQVLPVPALSGPLDTAVCSGALFRYVPGSATSGASFSWTRAAVSGVNNAPGAGADSIHEVLSNAGLTAVAVQYQYTLSAAGCSQTQDLAVEVNPQPLISLVSPDTQAVCPGGSTQPVTFNVQPAGTSYAWTTDNPGIGLNAGSGSGAVPAFAGVNAGNAPVVAHVRAIAQTAAGCVSTPSGLYTYVVNPAPVATIAEPASTLWCPGTPVSLSASGGNTYQWFYGGSVIGTSSGLAANDSGTYAVQAANTFGCADTADISLSLYPQPQASFIFQTSCLDTPVVFTNTSTEALNLPVTYSWSNGIGGTSTAVSPTFTYQTAGQYTVSLTVTPQGCAAQAATASMPISITTPLPGEKLVDQFVQSGKGASISGRSFTGATYDWMPASGLSDPLVVDPTALLTAPQAYTIAMTMPTGCVTTDTLRVDLIGADVVYIPGGFTPNGDGRNDLFVIAGLNNYPGSSLAVFDRWGKKVYYSSDYQNNWDGGGVMAGTYVYVLELKIPNGGKEYRGTLVVMR